TGTTCTCTAGCACTATGGCTTTTTTATCGATATTGGCTTCTGCCAATTGCCCGTTAACGCGATCCATTAACTTGGTGTCTACCACTGCATCTCTGCCAGCAGAAATCTGAACGGCGTAATCTTCGCCATACAGATTGGGGGAAGCATACAAAGTGCAGACGGCTATCACCAGCAACACCAGAATGTACTTCCAAAGAGGAGTTTGATTTAACACTTAGCTTTCCTTCACTACATAAACGAAACAGGCAAACCTAAGTTTGCCTGTTCATCTTTTAAATTGATTTCATGGTGCCTTTAGGCAGAACCGCTGAAACCGCTCCTTTTTGAATGACGATATTAGTGTTGTCATTCAACGCGATTTCTATGAAGTCTTTTTCATCAGAGACTTTAGTGACTTTGCCGACCATGCCACCTTGAGTGAGTACTTCATCACCTTTACCGATTGAATTGACTAATGCTTTATGTTCTTTTACACGTTTAGCCTGTGGGCGATACAACATGAAATAGAATATTAAGCCAAAAACACCCAATAAAATCAGCATCTCAAAACCACCACCCGCTGGGCCACCGGCTTCCTGAGCATAAGCGTTCGAAATAAATAAACTCATAAGTTCCTCTTATCTTTTTTAGTTATAGTGCCGGTACCGGCATATTTTTTTGTGTATAAAATTCTATGACGAACTGCTCAAGCTTTTGCTCAGCAATTGCGTCCCGTAAACCTTGCATAACCCGCTGATAATAGCGCAGATTATGGATAGTGTTTAGTCTCGCACCTAGGATCTCATTACACTTGTCCAAGTGATGTAGATATGACCGTGAATAATTTTTACAAGTGTAACAATCACATTTTTCGTCTAAGGGGCCAATATCCGTCTTATGTTTAGCATTTCGGATCTTAACCACCCCATCGGTAACAAATAAATGTCCATTTCTGGCATTTCGGGTTGGCATCACACAATCAAACATATCGATACCACGTCGAACGGCTTCTACGATATCTTCTGGTCGCCCAACTCCCATAAGGTAGCGAGGCTTGTCTGCAGGGATTTTATCGGTAGTATGATCCAGTACACGGATCATATCTTCTTTAGGCTCTCCAACAGACAAACCACCGATGGCATAGCCGTCAAAACCGATATCTTCCAACCCTTTTAATGATTGATCGCGCAAGCCTTCATACATACCCCCTTGGATAATACCAAATAATGCAGAGGGGTTTCCTTCATGAGCGGCTTTACTGCGTTTCGCCCAGCGTAAAGATAACTCCATTGACCGGCGAGCTTCAGGTTCAGTGGCAGGGTAAGGGGTACATTCATCGAATATCATCACAATATCAGAGCCAAGATCCCGCTGCACTTCCATGGATTTTTCTGGGGTTAATAGAATTTTTTCGCCATTGATAGGCGAGCGAAACGTCACCCCTTCTTCGGTGATTTTTCTTAAATCGCCCAAGCTAAAGACCTGAAAACCACCGCTATCGGTAAGAATCGGCTTGTGCCAATGCATGAAATCATGCAAATCACCATGCTGCTTCATGATCTCAGTGCCTGGACGTAGCATTAAGTGAAAGGTATTACCCAAACAAATATGAGCGCCTGTTTCTTCCAGCTCCTCTGGTGTCATGCCTTTTACCGTACCGTAAGTACCAACAGGCATAAAGGCTGGGGTTTCAACCGTACCGCGTTCAAAGATGAGTCTGCCGCGACGGGCTTTTCCATCTGTATTGTCTAATTCAAATTTCATTTTAAACCTTATTCATTCTGCGACCCGGAAGACAGTCCAGGGCTGAAAAACAGCGGGGATTATAAAGGAATAATAGCGATGCTTAAATCAGCAAATGCGATTTCTCTTCGCAATATTAAAAAAGCCCTGTAAACCGTAAAGTTTTCAGGGCCTTATAAAGAGACTCTAAGTTACATTTTTTCGATAAACATAGCGTCACCGTAGCTAAAGAAACGATATTCTTGTTCAATGGCTTGTTGGTAGGCGTTCATAACTTGATCTCGTCCGGCGAATGCACTGATTAACATCAGCAAAGTTGACTCAGGCAGATGAAAATTGGTCAGCATGGCATCAACAATTTCGAATTGATAACCGGGATAAATAAATATATCGGTATCTTGAAAAAATGCCGCAAGGGGTTTTCCTTGTTTGATAGAAGCGTGGGCAGCAGACTCCAGAGAACGTACTGAAGTAGTACCCACCGCAATCACGCGTTTTCCACTTTCTTTGGTGCGGATAATTGCATCTACCACATCTTGTGGCACCTCGGCATATTCAGAATGCATGTGATGCTCTACTATATTCTCGACCCGCACGGGCTGAAAGGTTCCGGCACCGACATGTAAAGTGACAAATTTGATCCCTACTCCTTTTTGCTTGAGAGTCTGTAATGTTTGTTCATCAAAGTGCAAGCCTGCCGTAGGGGCGGCAACAGCGCCTGGCTTTTCAGAGTATACGGTTTGATAGCGTTCTTTATCAGAGAACTCATCGGGACGGTCTATATAGGGTGGCAATGGCATGTGGCCATATTGCTCTAGCAAGGTAAGTATAGGCTCGTCGTTTAACACTTTTAATTCGAATAGTTGATCTTTGCGACCGAGCATTTCAAGCTTGATGTGGTCCTCCATCAACAATTGAGTTCCGGGTTTCGGTGATTTGCTCGCGCGCACATGGGCCAAGATGGTTTTGTCATCGATAATACGTTCAACTAATACTTCTACTTTTCCGCCAGTAGATTTTTGCCCTAACATGCGCGCGGGTATCACTCGGGTATTATTAAAGATAAGTAAATCACCGGGCTCAACTAAATCGATTAGATCGGTGAATTTTTTATGCTGCACCTTTCCTGATTTGCCTTGAAGATGCAGCAACCTGCTTGCACTGCGCTGTTTCATTGGGTATCGAGCGATTAAATGCTCAGGTAGTTCGAAGTCAAAATCAGATAATTTCATAGCAAATTCCAAATATAATTACCACTATTTTACGTATTAAAAAATATACCTGCAATCCTTTCTACATACCCTGTATTACTTGTGTAAAAAAATGATTAGGCTAAATTGTATACAACATTAAGTTTTTCAGCGTTTCTCCCAAACGATATTTTGCCCAACATCCCCTGTTGGGCTTTTTTTTGCCTGCTAATATTAGGCCGCAGGTTTATTGATCATCTAATTTGATTTCCATGTCGGCAAAAATATCAATAATCTCATCTCGCTCAATTTTACGCATGTTTAATACATACATAATTTGCAGTAACAGATCAGCACCTAAAATGCCCTTGTTCACCTTATTTCTAAGGTTATCGGCGCTTTGGTATATCTTAATATTCTCCAGTCGGTCACTAAGATCTTGATATTTAACCCCACGTTTAGACATTTCGGCCTTAATGATGCGTTGTACAACTTGCCGCCAATCAGCATTATTTTGCGGGTCCATACATTCTCCAATTAAGTCTTTATGTGAATTATAATTTACGTAAATGAATTATACACTACATTCAGCTAAAATAAAGTTTGACAAGAAAATACTCTTGTGACTACAATTCGTCCTGTTACAAAAAAACTTACAAAGCAATTTGCATTGATCATGTTTTTTCGTCAACAAAGGTAACATACTATAGTCATTACACTGACAGGAGAGTAGGCATGACTTGGGACCTTAATAAACTTGAGACCCTTTTTTCAGAAAACGACAACCTAGTTGTCACCCAGGAAGAAAACTGTTTATTGATCGGCAATGGCGATGGTTTAGACGCTTGGTTGGCCATCAGTGGTGAACAGATTATTGTTGAAAGCTTATTGTTTTCAACCTCAGAGGTAAAAGATAACGCAGCGTTGAATGAAGAAATTCTAAAAACACACATGCTGTTCCCCTTAACGACTATTGGCATATCCCAAGTCGCAGGAGAAGAGTATTACACTGCATTTGGCGCACTAAGCTCACAATCAAAAGCTGAAAGCGTCATGATCGAAGTCACTGCATTATTTCAAAATGTAGAAGCATTTTTAGATGCTTATCAAGATCATTTGAAATAACCCTAGTCGGTATATAGGAGAGAATTATGTCAGTTTGGAGAAAATTGATAACTGCGGTTAAAGGTGGTGCTAACGAAGCAGCACAATCTGTAGTTGATAGTCAGGCTATACGTATCCTTGAACAAGAGATCCGTGAAGCCAAAGAAGAATTACGTAAGTCGGACCATGCTCGTACGCAAATTTTGGCCAAGTGTAAATTGGCTAAACAAAAAGTAGAGGGTCTTAAGACGTCAATTAGCCAATATGAAGAGCATGCCCGTAAGGCAATTGATAGCGATAGACAACTGGCTCTTGATTGTGCGCAAAAAGTGTCTGACTTGAGCGCCGAGCTTGAAGCAGAGCAGGCTTACCTTGACCAGTTTACTCAATCAGAAAAGCAATTAGCTGGGAATATCAACCAAGCCAAGTCAAATTTAAAACGACTTGAGCAGCAAGTCGATATGGTTAAAGCCACTGAGTCAGTGCAAAAAGCGCAAGTTGCAGTTTCATCTCGTCACATGGGTGCCAATAGCAAAATGAAAACGGCAACCGAGTCATTGAGTCGCATTCAGGATAAGCAGAAACTGCGCAGCGCTGAATTAGAAGCAGCTGAAGAACTCGCGGCGGATGAATCAACTGACGATCTTGAAAAACGTCTGGCACAAGCTGGCATCAAAGGTGGACAAAGTTCAGCTGATGATGAATTAAAACGGATTTTAGGACAGTAATACGGTAACCATCAGGATGTTGGTATTCAGTAAAGTCAAAAAAGTAATCGTCAGAGTGTTCTCTGAAATGCGCTGGTACAGTATTGTACTGGCGCTTTTATTTTATGGCACCAGCAGTTGGCTATTATTGTCTGCAGCGGGTGAACACGCCCTACTCAACCCCAGCGATTTTATTTATTGGCTGGTTGTCACAGGCTCAACGGTGGGATATGGCGACCTTTCTCCCAGCACCGAGGCCGGTAAGTATTTAGTTTCATTTTATGTTATTCCACTAGGACTCAGTATCTTTGCGTTAGTCCTTGGGCGGGTGGCGTCTTGGGTTGCACTGCAATGGCAAAAAGGGGTAAAAGGTTTGAAACCATTAAATCTGGAAAATCATGTACTCGTAATTGGTTGGAATGGTCAACGTACGATGCAACTATTGAACTTGCTATTAAAAGAGCGCAGCGAAACAGATCATCAGCCCAGCATAGTATTGTGTGCCAAAGCGGATATTGACAATCCGATGCCGGACAAGATTGAATTTGTCAAAGTTTCATCATTTAACAACGATGACGACATGGATCGTGCCTGCGTAGCCAGTGCGTCTGTTGTGATAATGGACAACCCAGAAGATGATGTCACCATGACAACTGCATTATATTGCAGCAAACGCAATCAGATGGGACATCTAATTGCCTATTTCAAAGATGAAAGCCTAGTCGATTTATTACAGACCCATTGCCCCAATGTTGAATGCACACCAAGTGTGGCGGTTGAAATGTTAGCCAAATCGGCTTTCGACCCTGGCTCGAGCTTATTACAGCATGATTTATTAACTGTGCAAGATGGCCAAGCTCAATACTCCATTGAAGTTCCGGAAGATATAGATTCCATACCTGTTGAAAAGCTCTTCTTGGCGCTAAAACAACAATATAACGCCACTTTTATTGGTTACGTTGAGCCGACCGTGCCTGCTAGGGTGCAACTCAATCCCAGTTTTGATCAGCAACTGCGTGGCAAATACAAACTATTTTACATTGCCGACAAACGCATTATGCAGATGAATTGGGCAGCACTGAGTGCTTAATCATCCAATCCAAAGAATGTTGAGAGGGAAGCATGTTTTCTAAGTTATTCGGTAAAAAAGATACCAACACCAAGCCAAAGGCGCCGGAGATAATGGGCCTTTATTTAGGCGGTTCATTTGAACTCGACGATCTGAATTTGAAATTGATCGAACCGTTACTGACAATAGATGGTGCCGCCAGGCAGCATATTATTCAAGCTGTAGGTGAGGCCCACCTCGATACCGGCGGTAAAATTTTACGCTTTTACACCGATGATGACGCTTTCTTGCAAGTCGTTTTGGACGGTGGAGAGACTGAAAGTCATATTACCGATGTTAAGTTGTGGTACTTTTATGAAACCAAAACGGTTGGTTCAAAACAGCAGTGGGACCAGTTAATAAATGAACAAGTCTCCACACCATTGTACACCTTAGCAGGCAACACTTTTAACCGAGTATGGGATGCAATTGGTGATGAGTCACCGCCAGTTGCCATGACAGAAAAGACCTATGAATTAGATGGTGATGTAAGTGAAACGGATCAGTTTGTGATGCTCTACGAACGAGAAATCAATGCTCAACAATCTGAAACTTTGCTTGTCAGCGCAGAAGAAAAAATTATTAACAATAATCATGATCGCTGCTTAGTGATTAGCACCGGCTTTGATGTGTTGCCAGCAGATATTAAAATCAACGGCTAACTAGACTCTAGCATAAAAATTAAGGAAACCACATGGACACCATTATGGAATCATTCGCAGGATTAACTAGTTTTACTATTTATTTCGCTGTTTCAATTGCGCTGCTGTTTGTATTTAAACTGGCTTACACCTTGGTCACGCCGCAAGATGAGTGGAAACTAGTAAAAGAGGAGCGCAATACAGCAGCAGCTCTTGGCTTTGGCGGAGCCATTGTGGGCTTTTGTATCGCTTTAGCAGGTGCAGTTAGTAACTCGGCCTCATTAGTCGATTTTGCTATCTGGGGATTCGTAGCCCTTATTGCTCAAGTTCTAGCTTTCTTGATATTACGTTTTACTTTCATGCCAAAAATCGCCGAACGTATCGACAATCAAGAAGTATCCGCCGGTATTATGTTAGCATCAATGTCTATTGGCGTCGGGCTGCTTAACGCGGCTTGCATGACGTATTAAGGGGCCTATTATGACACCCAAACGCAGTGCTCAAATAACACTTCCAATGATTCGTAAGCATTTTGCACTTAAACCGCTCACGGTGGGTGTGGTTGGCGTTTTGCTTGCTGCCTGCTCTGACAACCGTCAAGAAGCCACTGTGTATACAAACGAACAGGATTGTAAAGACGCCAACCCAGAACAAGCTCAAACCTGTGTAACTGCCTATAAGCAGGCATTGGCCGAAGCAGAGCGCACCGCTCCTAAATATAACAGCCAAGGTGACTGTGAGAGTGAGTTCGGGCCAAATCAGTGTCGCTATGTGGAACGCAATTCAAGCTCGTTTTTCATCCCTTTTATGACGGGTTACATGATCAGTAATTTGTTGTCGCCAAATCGCTATCAATACCAACCGCTGTTTACCTCCTATTCACCCTATTCTTCCTATCGCCATCGCTGGGTCGGTGCAGACGGTTATGATTATGGTGATATTCGCAAACGTAATTACAAAGTCAAACCCGATGCGTTTAAACCCAAACCTACTGTGAGTAAAACCATAAAGCGGGGCGGTTTTGGTAGCAGTGTTCGCGCAAAATCTAGCTGGGGCAGTAAGAGCAGCGGCTCTAAAGGCGGCTGGGGCGGATAAACCGCCCTTAAGGTCAATCCACTAACTTTTCATTATGCGGCAGGGATGCTGTCCCTGCCCATCAACCCGACTCACGCCAAGCACTGAGGTACCTGCATGATCCGATTACCCATTGATGAAAGACTAGATTGGCAGCAACAAGCAGACAAGATTGGCTTTCATTTTCATACAATGTACGGGGACCGCTATTGGGATGAAAGAGCCTATTATTCTTTTACCCGCGAACAAATTGAAAATGACTTAGAAGATCCGACCGAAGAGCTGAATCAAATGGCTTTGCATGTGGTCGACAACATCATCAACGATGAAGAACTACTGAAAAAATTTGCTATTCCGGCCAGTCAGTGGGATTTGGTTAGACACTCTTGGCGGCAAAAAGACCCTTCGTTGTACGGCCGCATCGATCTATCCTACGATGGATCTTCGCCGGCAAAATTGCTTGAGATGAACATGGATACACCTACCTCTGTGTTTGAAGCAGGCCATTGGCAATGGCTTTGGTTAGAACAAAATGTGGATAGCGCTAAGTTGCCTCGTTCGGCAGACCAATTTAATTCCATTCAAGAAAAGTTAATTTATCGTTTTGCGGACATCGCAGCTAAGCATCCTAACCAACAGCTCCATTTTGCATGTTGTAAAGATACCAAGGAAGACTTAGGTACCATTGAATATCTTGCATCTTGCGCAGCAGAATCGGGGATCCCTGTAAAATTTAGCTTTATTGAAGATATTGGCATCACGCAAGATAATCAATTCACCGATCTGGATGATGAACTCATAGAATGGATATTTAAGCTATACCCTTGGGAGTTCATGATGCGCGAAGAGTTTGGGGACTACCTTGCTCAGCAAAAATGTCACTGGTTGGAACCCCCATGGAAGTCATTATTATCCAACAAAGCAATCTTGCCTCTGCTTTGGTCGCATTTCCCCAAGCATCCCAATTTGTTGCCAGCATACTTTGCTGATCAACAGCATTTGCTAGACCAAAAAGGTGGTATTGTCCGCAAACCTATTTTCTCTAGGGAAGGCGCTAATATTAAGATTCAAAAAGATGGCAAGGTGATCGCTGAATCAGACGGATTCTATGGCGATGAAGGGTTTATATATCAAGGATATGCGCCCTTACCTAAATTTGGCGATTATTATACCTTGATAGGGAGTTGGCTGGTGGGTGATAAGGCAGCAGGTTTAACTATTCGTGAGGATGGCAATATTATCACTCAAGACATGAGCCGATTTGTGCCACATATCATCATTGACTGAGACAGAAGGTGGCATATCATCTACAACGGCCAAGATACCTTGCCAAACTAATTGAGCAGATAATACACTCAAGATCAGTCTAAATATTAATTTGAATTTTGCCGTCGGCAACTTAACTAAAAGTCGTAAACCAAACCAAGTGCCTAGGGCACCAGCACTAATCATTAATAATATCAGTGGCAGCCATTGCCAGAATGAAAAGCCAGCCGCCACATAAACCAACGCTTTCAAAGTGTGCTGAAGGGTCATACAACTAGAAAACGTGGCCGTGAAGCGCATCTTGTCGTAGCCATTTACATGCATCCAACTACCCACTAACGGACCGCTGGCTCCGACAAACATAGAAAGAAAAGTGGTGATGTAGCCTGCTATTATCTTCCATAGGGTAGAGGTCTCAGCAATTTTAGGCGTCACGCCCCACAATAAATACAAGACAAAGATGCCAACTGCTATCTTACTCAAATCGTGGGGGAAGTCCGCTACAAAAAACCAAGAGCTCAGCGCGCCGCCTAGCCCGCCTATAGAAAAAAATATCAGCATGGCGCGATCAATGTAACGAAAGGTCATAGCTGCGCGGTTTGCATTTGAGCCTAATTGCACTAAACCGTGCACAGGTATAACGACCGACATCGGCATAATTGATGCTAACACCACCAGCAACATCAGTCCGCCCCCCGCGCCAAATGCAGCAGTAAAGAAAGATGTCATTCCGGCCAATACGATTAATAGGCAAGTCGTAAGAGGCGTTAAAAAATCGTTGGTGAAAAATTCCATTTATCTATATTAACTGAAAAACAGTAGCGATAAATCTTATATTAACTAGATATTTTATCCTGCGATTAATATGCACAAACAGGGGGTCAGCAACGACAGTTTTCACCCATTTGTACGGTCTAGCAGGCATCAATTATGTGAAGCCTGGGGAAATTCCAACCTGTCGTAATCAGCTTAAATTTCACGGTGATAAAACTTGTTACATCTATTAGGGTTCCAATCACTATCTGCGCCCTTTACACTGCAGCGACAATAAAAACCGTTGTTTAACCTAGCTTAGCGATTTTAAGCCTTGCGGTAGTATAGTAATTTAAGGAACCTATGTGACGGGAAATGCAACCTCAAAGCTCTACTTACAATTTAAGTTTGTTTTTTATTTCATACTAACCTTTGCAATAATTGAGTTGGTAAATATTATTTCGAACCGCAGTTTGAATGTGTTCGGTATTTATCCTCGTGAGTTATTTGGCTTACGGGGTATTTTGTTGAGTCCTTTGCTACACAGAGATATTTTTCACTTCGGTGCAAATATTGTCACATTAGCAATTTTCAGTTGGCTGGTGCTGCAATATGGCCGCAATAAGTTTTTCGCGATTACACTATTTATTGTACTCAGCAGCGGCTTAATGGTTTGGATATTGGGCCGTTCTGCCATGCACATAGGTGCCAGTGGATTGGTATATGGTTATCTAGGGTTTTTATTCTTAGGCGGGCTACTGGCAGAAAGATTTAAATTGTTGTTTATTTCACTTATTGTCACATTTTTTTACGGGGGATTGATTTTTGGTGTCTTCCCTACCCGCACGTTTGTATCTTGGGAGTCCCATTTATTCGGCTTCATAACAGGATTAGTGGCTGCAAAAATTTGGGCAAAAAGGAGATAGTCGCGCAAAAATAATTACACCAGTGAGTTATATTATCGCAGTTATTTGCACTTTGGGCCCGTTGTTATTAGAGCTTTGGTGGTAAATTCGATATAATTTTTGTTCCTATTATGAGAGTCCTAATTCATGACCAATCAAGCAGAAAGTTCGACAAGCAAAAAGCCTGCTAAACCTAAACAAAACGGCGGTTTCCTTGGGAACTTGGCATTTAATATTGTTATCCCAGTATTAATTCTAACCAACCTAAGTGGAGAAGACTCCTTAGGGCCAGCCTGGAGCGTAGTGATTGCCTTGCTATTTCCAATTGGCTTTGGCCTATGGGATCTGAAGAAATCAGGCAAAGTTAACGGTTTTTCTGTGCTAGGGATTATCAGTATTTTTCTGACCGGTGGTATAACACTGCTCAAACTACCAGCAGAATATATAGCTATTAAAGAAGCCGCGATCCCATTGTTAATTGGTATTGCCGTGTTAGTCTCGCAATTCACTCAAAAGCCTTTAGTCAGACTCCTTATTTTGAATGAGAATGTGATTGACCTACAAGCATTAAATCTGGCTCTTGAAAATAAAAATAATACTGCGCTTTTTAATCAGAAGGTAAATGTCAGCTCTTATATTGTGACAGCATCTTTTTTCTTATCCTCAGCACTTAATTATATTTTAGCGAAAATGATTTTAGTTAGCGAGCCAGGCACAACCGCATATATTGAAGAGTTAGGGCGTATGACGGCTCTAAGCTATCCAGTTATTGTGATCCCAAGCACTATTATGTTATTTGGCGCAATAGGTTATTTATTTGTACAAATGAAAAAGTTGACTGGCGAAGATTTTTTCACATTTATATTAGAAGAAGCTTAGCTCGGTAGCGTACTATTCGATTAACAAGGCTAGCAAGATATAAAAAAGAGGTATCAATTGATACCTCTTTTTTGTTTTAACCACCATTATTAGTGTCATTTAGTCTGCTTGTTGACCCAGCAAAGCAAATATTTTTTGCGGAATTTCAACATTATCCATATGCCCTGAGAAGTGCTCAGAACCAGCCCCCATGGCAAATATCTGCACATCAACGCCTGTGTGACCAGAGGTAGTCCATCCGGTATTCGTGCGCTTATCCATAACTTTTTTCAGTTGTACGTAAACGGCTTTTTGGTCGCCAATACTAGCAGTTGCAATGAGCGCTTTTTCTTCCTCCGTTAACGCAAATCCTAAACCCTTGTGCGCTTCTTCGAATGGTGTATCACTAGTGGTCATTTTAGCCGCTAGAGTAGTTAAAGACGCATTAAGATTTTTTAGCGGATCTGGCTTCCACTCATATAAACCATCGGCTGCGAGAGTAAATCCGCCGGTACTATGGTCGGCGGTCAACACCACTAGGGTGTCTGGATGCTGCTCAACATAGCTTTCAAGCCATTCTAGGGTCTTGGCCAAATCATGCATTTCAGCCATAGCAGACGCCACATCGTTAGAATGCCCTGCCCAATCTACCTGACTGGCTTCCACTACCAAGAAGAAGCCCTTGTCGTTCTCGAGTTGTTTGACCGCAGCCCCTGTCAACATGGGTAAACGCACACGGTTGTTGGTATCCAGAGCCCAGGGCATACCCTGCTCGCCAAATAATCCAATTACAGGTTTATTAGGCTGCAAATCCCCCAAAGCTGATAAGGTATCAATGTATTGGTATCCGGCAGCTTGAAATTGCTCAACCAAGTTACGATCTTTACGGATAAAGTAATCCCAGCCACCGCCTAACATCACATCTAACACAAACATTCCATTTAGTTTTCGATCATAGTAGCTATCTGCTATTTGATCATAATTGCGACGGGACTCATTGTGAGCAGCAAAAGATGCTGGTGTGGCATGATTGATTTGCGAGGTAACTGCAACTCCGGTTTTCATCCCTTTGAGTCGGGCCAACTCTAAAGTGGTTTGAAGGGACTTCTTGTCAATATCAACGGCGATGGCACCATTGTAAGACTTAAACCCTGTCGATAGTGCAGTAGCACCGGCTGCTGAATCAGTGACATAACCACTCATTCGTGCAGGATAGGTGCTGGCCATGCCAACTAAGTGACGGTCAAACACAGTTTCTTCTATATTTGCCGACGATTTATCGTCCGCAAAATAACGATAAGCAGTGGTATACGCCGGTCCCATACCATCACCTATCACCATGATGATATTCTTAGGTTTTTCATCTGCATTGGCAGTACAAAGTACCAACACACTAAGCAGTGCTAAAATAGATTTCATTACAACTCCGAATGACTATTTACTTCAGGATTCATTATACCTGTGAAGGCGGATCATACTGGAATAAGCCAAAAGAGGCACTACAGTTTGCTGATTTTGAACCCATAACTATAGCAAATGAACGTGAATTTGAACCTATAGGTCTCATTTCAATGACCATAAGAAATACACGGGCCCCTAAGGGAGTGGTATTTTTAGGAATAATTTGTCGGCATTTCTGCCAAAGGATAATACTAGAAGTCGTATGTTTAGTCTGATTCTAATTTTTCACGCATGCGCTGTTGAACCACATCCACTAACAAATCAGGCTGAAACTTTGAGATAAAGCGGTTGCAACCAACCTTCTCAACCATAGCTTCATTAAAACTACCACTTAGCGAGGTATTGAGTGCGATGAATAGGTGCTTCATGCGCTCATCTGAACGCACTTCTGAGGTCAAACGATAACCGTCCATCTCAGGCATTTCTGCATCGGTAAACATCATCAAAATTTCGTCGGTGACATTTTTGCCTTCATCAGCCCATTGTCGTAACAAGTTCAACGCCATCAAACCGTCACGCCGCTCAATGATATTTATACCCAATTGCTTTAATGTGTCTCGGATCTGCCACCTTGCTGTTGCCGAGTCATCTACAACTAACACAGTTTGCCCCTTCAAATGCTTTACCACATCTTCATCGAGTACATCTTCAGAAATATGGGTGTCGTACTCAATAATTTCTGCCAAGACCTTTTCCACGTCGATAATTTCCACTAGCTCATTTTTACCATCAACTTCAATTTGAGTAATCGCAGTCAGATAGTTGTTTTTGCCTATAGTGGTAGGCGGTGGCTGGATATTACTCCAGGATGTATTGACTATGTTCATCACCTCGCCGATCAAAAAACCCTGCACACTACGATTGTATTCAGTGATGATGACATTTTGATTCTGCGATACTTTTGGAGAGGAACTGATTTTAATGGCTTGGCGCAAATCGATCACAGGTATTGATGTACCGCGATAGTTGGTTATACCTTTTAAATGAGCATGTGAACCGGGAATTTGATTTAGTTGTGGTACCGTAATCACTTCTTTTACTTTGAAAACATTGATTGCAAAAGTGTGCCTCGTACCTAACTTAAACATCAAAAGTTCAAGCCTGTTCTCGCCTACAAGTTGAGTTCTTTGATCGACTGACGCTAAAATTCCGGACATAGGTACCATACACTTAGTTGACTAT
Above is a window of Aliiglaciecola sp. LCG003 DNA encoding:
- a CDS encoding YjfK family protein, which codes for MFSKLFGKKDTNTKPKAPEIMGLYLGGSFELDDLNLKLIEPLLTIDGAARQHIIQAVGEAHLDTGGKILRFYTDDDAFLQVVLDGGETESHITDVKLWYFYETKTVGSKQQWDQLINEQVSTPLYTLAGNTFNRVWDAIGDESPPVAMTEKTYELDGDVSETDQFVMLYEREINAQQSETLLVSAEEKIINNNHDRCLVISTGFDVLPADIKING
- a CDS encoding DUF350 domain-containing protein; the protein is MDTIMESFAGLTSFTIYFAVSIALLFVFKLAYTLVTPQDEWKLVKEERNTAAALGFGGAIVGFCIALAGAVSNSASLVDFAIWGFVALIAQVLAFLILRFTFMPKIAERIDNQEVSAGIMLASMSIGVGLLNAACMTY
- a CDS encoding DUF1190 family protein yields the protein MTPKRSAQITLPMIRKHFALKPLTVGVVGVLLAACSDNRQEATVYTNEQDCKDANPEQAQTCVTAYKQALAEAERTAPKYNSQGDCESEFGPNQCRYVERNSSSFFIPFMTGYMISNLLSPNRYQYQPLFTSYSPYSSYRHRWVGADGYDYGDIRKRNYKVKPDAFKPKPTVSKTIKRGGFGSSVRAKSSWGSKSSGSKGGWGG
- a CDS encoding glutathionylspermidine synthase family protein — its product is MIRLPIDERLDWQQQADKIGFHFHTMYGDRYWDERAYYSFTREQIENDLEDPTEELNQMALHVVDNIINDEELLKKFAIPASQWDLVRHSWRQKDPSLYGRIDLSYDGSSPAKLLEMNMDTPTSVFEAGHWQWLWLEQNVDSAKLPRSADQFNSIQEKLIYRFADIAAKHPNQQLHFACCKDTKEDLGTIEYLASCAAESGIPVKFSFIEDIGITQDNQFTDLDDELIEWIFKLYPWEFMMREEFGDYLAQQKCHWLEPPWKSLLSNKAILPLLWSHFPKHPNLLPAYFADQQHLLDQKGGIVRKPIFSREGANIKIQKDGKVIAESDGFYGDEGFIYQGYAPLPKFGDYYTLIGSWLVGDKAAGLTIREDGNIITQDMSRFVPHIIID
- a CDS encoding sulfite exporter TauE/SafE family protein — its product is MEFFTNDFLTPLTTCLLIVLAGMTSFFTAAFGAGGGLMLLVVLASIMPMSVVIPVHGLVQLGSNANRAAMTFRYIDRAMLIFFSIGGLGGALSSWFFVADFPHDLSKIAVGIFVLYLLWGVTPKIAETSTLWKIIAGYITTFLSMFVGASGPLVGSWMHVNGYDKMRFTATFSSCMTLQHTLKALVYVAAGFSFWQWLPLILLMISAGALGTWFGLRLLVKLPTAKFKLIFRLILSVLSAQLVWQGILAVVDDMPPSVSVNDDMWHKSAHVLSDNIAILTNS
- a CDS encoding rhomboid family intramembrane serine protease, translating into MTGNATSKLYLQFKFVFYFILTFAIIELVNIISNRSLNVFGIYPRELFGLRGILLSPLLHRDIFHFGANIVTLAIFSWLVLQYGRNKFFAITLFIVLSSGLMVWILGRSAMHIGASGLVYGYLGFLFLGGLLAERFKLLFISLIVTFFYGGLIFGVFPTRTFVSWESHLFGFITGLVAAKIWAKRR
- a CDS encoding VC0807 family protein, which encodes MTNQAESSTSKKPAKPKQNGGFLGNLAFNIVIPVLILTNLSGEDSLGPAWSVVIALLFPIGFGLWDLKKSGKVNGFSVLGIISIFLTGGITLLKLPAEYIAIKEAAIPLLIGIAVLVSQFTQKPLVRLLILNENVIDLQALNLALENKNNTALFNQKVNVSSYIVTASFFLSSALNYILAKMILVSEPGTTAYIEELGRMTALSYPVIVIPSTIMLFGAIGYLFVQMKKLTGEDFFTFILEEA